The stretch of DNA CGACTATCTCGCCATGAAGCGCAGCGAATACAAGCGCCTGGCAATGCCCTTGACCGAACAGTCGCAGAGGTAGCCATCGCGGCGCGGTGGATCATCGCGCCTCGCACCGGCTTCGGCGCTGGCACCGCGGTTCTTCGAGGTGGCGAGGGTCAGCCGATCCGGGCTTCCAGCAATGCGGCGATGCCCAGCAGGTAGCGGTCGTCGTACCAGCGCCCCGCCAGCTGCAGCCCGATCGGAAGCCCGAGCGAACTCTTGCCGCACGGCATCGACAGCGCCGGATGTCCCGTGAGGTTCATCGGGTAGGTGTAGGGATACCACGCACCGCGCACAGTGCCCGCCGGCACGCCGGCGATCTCGATCTCGCCGCTCACATCGACGTCGATCGAGAGCGGCGGCGCAGACACCGTCGGCGACACCAGCACGTCATAGCGCTCGAACAGCGCCTGCAGTTCGGCAAAGCAGCGCGTCTTCGCGAAGCCGGCTTCGTGCAATGCGATGGCGCTGTGCTGGCGGCCCTTCAGCACGGCTTCGACCAGCGTCGGATCGATGCGCTGGCCGAAGCGCTCGAGGTTGTCGCCGATGCGCGCGGCCAGCAGCGACTGCAGCAGCACGAGGAAGTGCCGTTCGAGCGAGACGAAGTCGAGCCGGATCTCTTCGACGATCGCGCCCTCGCCTTCCATCGCGCGCACCGCGGCGCGGGTGGCTGCGAGCACTTCCGGGTCGACCGGGTTGCCGGCACTGGGCAGCCACGCGACCTTCAATCCGGCGAGCGACAACGGCACCGGCCGGCCCTGCGCTTCGGCGCCCAGCCCATAGGGATCGCGCCGGTCGAAGCCGCGGATCGCATCGAACAGCAGCGCCGTGTCGGCCACGTCGCGCGCCATCGGGCCGACGAAGGAATTGACGGAGAACAGGTCGGGCGCCTGCAGATGCGGCACCATGCCGAGCGTCGGCTTCAGCCCGACGATGCCGCAGCACGAGGACGGGATGCGGATCGATCCGCCGCCGTCGGTGCCGAGCGCCAGCGGACCCATGCCCGCCGCCACCGCCACCGCCGCACCGCTGCTCGACGCGCCCGGCGTGAAGCGCGGATCGATCGGATGCAGCGTGCGACCGAAGATCGGCGCCACCGCCACCGGCTTGTGGCCGAACTCGGGCGTGGTGGTCTTGCCGATCAGGATCGCGCCGGCCGCCTTGGCGCGCGCGACGGCGATGGCATCTTCCTTCGGCACGAAGTTCTCGTAGATCGCCGAGCCCATGGTGGTGCGCACGCCGGCCGTGGCCGTCAGGTCCTTGACCGAATAGGGCACGCCATGCAGCGGCGGCAGTTCGGCGCCGGCCATCACGGCCGCCTCGGCAACCCGCGCCGCGGCCAGCGCCTGGTCGGCGGTGACGGTGATGAAGGCATTGAGCTCGCGCCGCGCCTCGATGCGGTCGAGCGCGCCCTGCACGGCTTCCACCGGCGAGATCTTCCTGCGCCGGATCAGCGACGCGAGTTCGCGCGCGCTGTGGTTCATGACATCCATTCGATTCCTCCAGGTCCGGCCAGTCGTTCGTTCAGACCATCCAGCGACCGCCGTCGATCAGCAAGGTCTGCCCGGTGATGAAGCGCGCGTCGTCGCCCGCCAGAAAACTCACCGCCGCCGCGATGTCCTCGGGTGCGCCGATGAAGCCGGCCGGCGTGTCGGCGACGATGCGCGCGAGAACCTCGGGCTTGAGCTTGTCGTGGGCGCGCGTGCGGATCGCGCCCGGGCACACGGCATTGACGGTCACGCCGTGCGGCGCCAGTTCGCGCGCCAGTGCGCGCGTGAAGCCGATCACGCCCATCTTGGCGGTGGCGTAGTCGGCCAGGCCGCTGTCGCCGACCAGCGCGGCATCCGAGCTCATGTTGACGATGCGGCCGAAGCCGCGCTCGCGCATGCCGGGCGCGACGCGGCGCGAAGCCCGCATCGTCGTCAGCAGCGAGACCTCGAGCACGAAGCGCCAGGTGGCCTCTTCCGAGGCGACGAAGGGGCCGGAGCGTTCGCGCGCGCTCTGCCCGACGTTGTTGAACAGCAGGTCCACCGGCCCGAGCTCGGCTTCGACGCGGTCGAAGAAAGCGCAGACGATGGCCGCATCGGTGCAGTCACCGGCGACGCAGAGACAGCGTGCCGCCGCATCGGGCACGGCGGCGAGCTGCTCGATCAGCGGCGCGCAGTCCAGGTCCAGCACTGCGACCCGCGCGCCTTCGTCCAGAAAGCGCAGGGCCGCCGCGGCACCGATGCCCTGGCCGCCACCGGTGACCACGGCGATGCGATGGTCGAATTTCATCTGCATCCTCTCGATCAATGGAAGGTGCGGCCGCCGTCGACGGCCAGCGCGGTGCCGGTGATGTAGCTCGAGCCCGGTCCGCTGAGATAGAGGATCGCTTCGGCCAGTTCCTCCGGCTGCGCGATGCGATGCAAGGCGTAGCGCTGGCGGATGAGTTCCAGATCGCGCTCGGGATCGGCGCTCTGTTCGTAGCTGGTGCGGAACAGCGGCGTGTCGACCGCGCCCGGGCACACCGCATTGACGCGGATGTTGTCGGGTGCGACCTCGATCGCCAGCGCCTTGCCGAACATGATGACGCCGGCCTTGCTCGCGCAGTAGGCCGTGCGATGCAGCAACGGGCTCAGGCCGGCACCCGAGGACACGTTGACGATGGTGCCACCGCCCGCGCCGCGCAGGTGCGGCAGCGCGGCGCGGCACAGCAGCATCGGGCCGGTCAGGTTGACCGCGAGCGTGCGTGCCCATTCGGCATCGGACAGCTGCTCCAGCGGCATGCGCGAATCGATGCCGGCGGAATTGACCAGCGCGTCGATGCCACCGAGCTGCTCGGCCGCCTGTGCGACGGCCGCGCCGACCGCCAAGGGATCGGCAACGTCGCAGACGGCCGCGAACGCGCCATCGCCGAGTTCGCCGCAGACCGCTTCGAGCGCGGCGCGGTCGCGATCGAGCAGGCAGACGCGCGCGCCGCGTGCCAATGCGAGGCGCGCCACGGCCAAGCCGATGCCGCTGGCGCCGCCGCTGACCAGAAAGCGCTGCCCTTGATGCGCGAGGCTCATGCCGCGCCTTTCGCAGCGGCCTTCAGCCGCGGCCGCATGTCGTCGGAGATACGGTCGCAGCGATCGATCCACACATTCCGGTGCGACAGCGCATGCTCGATCAGCCCTTCCAGCACCTTGATGCGCGACGGCTGGCCGATGATCTCGGGATGCATGCCGACCATCATCATCCGGTCCTCCGCATAGAGCACGTCGAACTCGCTCTTCCAGGCTTCGAGCACCGCCGACGGCGCCTGCAGCGTGCGGCCCGGCAGCACGATCGAGTACTGGAAGAAGGGCGCATCGTCGAGCACCCAGCGGAACGGCAGCTCGACGATGTCGGTGCGCTGGCCGCCGATCTCCAGCAGGTACGGCGAATCGTCGTCGAAGAAGTTCGAGGAATAGTCGAAGCCGTACTCCTTGATCAGGTCGAGCGTGATGGCGCTGAACTCCGCCGCGGGCGAGCGCCAGCCGCGCGGGCGGCTGCCGGTCAATGCGGTGAGGATCTCCATGCCCTTGCGCATCTCCTCGCGCTCTTCGTCGGGCGACAGGTTGACGATCCAGCGATGGCTGTAGCTGTGATGGGCGACCTCGTGCCCGCGCTCGACGACCTCGCGCACCAGCGCGGGCTGGCGCTCGGCGACTTCGCCGGGGATGAAGAAGGTCGCCTTGATGCCGTAGCGATCGAGCAGCGCCATCACGCGCGGCATGCCGACCTTCCAGCCGTACGCGCCCTGCGACATCAGGATCGGCCGTTGGGCATTGGCGGGATCGCGCCCGGTCCACATCGTCTCGGCATCGAGATCGAAGGTCAGCATCAGGGGAAAGCCTTTGCTGGTCACGGACATGGAAGACTCCTTCGGATTCAGACGTGTTTGTGAAAGCCGGTCCAGCGTTCCGCCAGAAGCAGCACGATGCCGGTGAAGACGATGAGCAGGGTCGAGACGGCCGCGACACTGGGATCCACGCCCTGCTCGACCGAGGTGAAGATCTTGACCGGCAGCGTGGTCTGGCTCGCGGACAAGAGAAAGATCGAGACCGGCACGTTGTCCAGCGAGGTGATGAAGGCGAACAGCCCGCCCGCCACCAGCCCCGACTTGACCAGCGGCAAGGTGACCAGCCGAAAGCTCGTGAAGCCGTCGGCGCCCAGCACCTGGGCTGCATCCTCGAGCGCATCGTCGACCGAGGCAAGGCTCGACAGGCAGGCACGCACCACGTAGGGCACGGCGATGACGACGTGCGCGAGCCAGAGCCCGATCGAGTTGCCGCGCATGCCGGTCAGCGTGTAGTACTGCAGCAGCGCCACGCCCAGCACGACGGAGGGCAGGATCAGCGGCGCCATCATCACGGACGTGAGCGCTGCTGCGGCCGGAACCATCTTGCGATGCAGCGCATAGGCCGCCGCCAGGCCCAGCACCAGCGCCGCTGCCGTCGCCGCGCAGGCGAGCCAGAGGCTGGTCCAGGTCGCGCTGAGGTATTCCGAGTCGCGCAGCACCACGTCGAACCAGTGCAGCGTGAGTCCCTGCGGCGGAATCGTCAGGTACGCCGTCTTGCTGAAGGCCGCCAGCATGACGACCAGCACCGGCAGTTGAAGAAAGAAGATCACGCCGAAGGCCGCCGTCGCGAGGACGCGTCCCGGGCCGCGCTCGCTCGTTTTCACGCCGTGCCTCCCCAGCGCTTGAGCACGCGGCTCGACAGGCCGATCACCAGCAGGGTCATCGCGGTCAGCGCGAAGGACATCGCCGCGCCGCTGGGCCAGTCGAGCGTCTGCAGGAAGTCGTCGTAGACCATGGTCGCCATCACCTTATAGGTCGGGCCGCCGAGCATGCGCGGCGTGACCAGCGCACTGATGGTCAGCACGAAGACGAGGATCGAGCCGGCCAGGATGCCGGACGCGGTCATCGGCAGCGTCACCGACCAGAACACGCGCGCCCGGCTGGCCGCGAGCGTGTAGGCCGCGGCCTGGACATCCTTCGAGATCGCCTGGATCGCCGGCACCAGCATCAGCACCATGAAGGGCAGGAAGATGTGCGACATACCGACCAGCAAGCCGAACAGGTTGAACATCATCTTGATCGGCCGCTCGATCAGGCCGACGTCGACCAGCAGATTGTTGATGAGTCCCCGGTTGGCCAACAGCGCGATCCAGCCGAAGGAACGCACCACCAGGTTCAGCAGCATCGGAAAGATGACCAGCATCGTCAGCGTGAGCCGCATCCTCGGCCCCGCGTTCGCGATGTAATAGGCCAGCGGATAGCCGAGCACGAGGCAGATGGCGGTGACGCCGAAGCCCAGCACCAGCGTGCGCACCACCACCTCGCGGTAATAGCTGTCGGTGACGATGCTGGTGTAGTTGGACAGCGTCCACGTCGCGGAGATGCCGGTGCCCGGCAAATAGTCGTGCAGGCTCAGCGGCAGCATCAAGAGCACCGGCGCGACGAAGACGAGCAGCAGCAGCACGAGCAAGGGAGACGCGAGCAGCAGGCCCGGGAGTCTCGACCGATTCATGCGGCCTCCGCGCGCTTCTCGTTCACGTACACGTGCATCGGATCGACCGCGAGGCGCACCGGCATGCCGACATCGAGCGCGGCATGGATGCCGCTGGATGGCGCCTCGGCGATCAGCTCGACGGTGCCGAGCGACACCACGTACTGCACGCGCGCGCCGACGAAGGAACGCAGCGCAACCCTTCCCTCGAGCGCGGCGGGCTCGCCGGTGCCGGCGAAGCGAATGTCCTCCTGGCGCACCACGACGTCCACCGCAGCGCCGTCGGCCATGCCATCGGACAAGGCGGTCGGCAGCCGGATGCCGTCCGCCAGTTCCACCATCGCGCCCGCGGCGCCGACCCGCTTGAGGGAACCCGACAGCCGGTTCGGCCGTCCGATGAAGCTGGCGACGAAGCCGGTGGCCGGACGGTGGTAGATCTCCTCGGGCTTGGCGAACTGCTGCACCACGCCATGCGCCAGCACGCAGACGCGGTCCGACATCGACATCGCTTCGCCCTGGTCGTGTGTGACGAAGAGCGTGGTGATGCCGACTTCCTTCTGCAGCCGCTTGAGCTCGATCTGCATCTCGTCGCGCAGCGAGGCATCGAGGTTGGACAGCGGCTCGTCGAACAGCAGGATGCTGGGCCGCGGCGCGATCGAGCGCGCGACCGCGACGCGCTGCTGCTGCCCGCCCGAGAGCTGGCGCGGCAGGCGTGCGCCATAGCCCACCAGCCGCACGCTCGCGAGCGCCTCTTCGACGCGCCGCTTCAGGTCGCTGCCGTCGACGCCCTGACGACGCAGGCCGAAGGCCACGTTCTCGAACACGCTCATGTGCGGGAACAGCGCATACGACTGGAACACCAGCCCGATGCGTCGCTTGTTGGTCGGCAGCGCCGTCACGTCCTGGCCGTCGATGAGGATGCGGCCGCTGGTGGGCTGGATCAGCCCTGCCACCATGCGCAGCACCGTCGTCTTGCCACAGCCCGAGGGCCCGAGCAGCGAGATGAATTCGCCGTCCTGCACCGAGAGCGAGACAGACGCGACGGCCAGCTGTTCGCCGTATCGTTTTTCAAGCCGGTCCAGCGTGAGAGATGGCATGTTCAGCGCGCCACTTCGCGCTGCCAGCGCTTGGACCATTCCGGCAGGCCCTTGGCGACCGCTTCCGGTTCGGGCAGGTAGAGCTTGTCGAAGGTCTCGCGGTAGGGAACGATCTTGGCCGCCTTGTCCGACACCGTCGCCTTGGTGTTGACCGGGCCGGCATAGCTCTTCTCGGCGAAGCAGGCCTGGCCGTCGCGCGACAACACCTCGTCGATGTACTTCAACGCCAGCTCCGGCGACTTCGCGCCCTTCGGGATCACCAGCGCCGGAAGAATGCCGACCGCGCCCTCCTTCGGATAGGCGACCGCGAGCGGCAGGCCCTTGTCCATGGCCGCGCCGGCGCGATCGGGATACCAGACGGCGATCGCGATTTCCTTGCGCTCGAACATCGACACCAGCTGATCGGCCTGGGTATAGAGCGTGACCGAAGCCTTGGCGAGCGGCTTGATCGCTTCGAAGCCCGGGTCCATGTTGGTGAGCGTGCCGCCCTTCATGCGGTTGAGCGCGATCAGCAGCTGCGCGCCCGAGGTGCCGCTGATGTCGCCGATCGCAAGCTTGCCGGCGTACTCGGGCTTGTACAGGTCGTTCCAGGACGTGGGCGGCGTCTTGATCTGCGTCGGGTCGTAGACGATCAGCGTGGCGCTGGTCTCGAAGGCCACGTACTGGTTGTCCTTGTCGAAGGCCTTGGGCGAGATGTCGGGCGCATTGCTCAGCTTGGACTTGTCGAGGGTCTCCAGCAGCTTTTCGTTCTTGAGCTGCGCGGCCAGCGAGTTGTCGATGTAGACCACGTCGAAGTCCGACTTGCCGCCCGTCGCGCGCACGGCCGCCGCGAACTGCGACGAATTGCCGAGCTTCAACGTGACCTTCGCGCCCGTCTTCTTCTCGAAGGGAGCGATGTGGCAGATCTTGGAGTTGTCGGCGAAGGAGCCGCCGAAGATGCCCACCACCAGATCCTCGGCCTGGGCTGCGCAGCAAAGAAAGGCGGTGACGAGCCCGAAGGCCAGCGTACGTGAAAACCCGTGGTTCATGGAAGCTCCTGGTGAAGACGCCGTCGAAGCGCAGGCCGCTTCGATGTGAACGCGCCGGCCCGGAATCGGGTCGGCGGGACAAACTTTATCTTTCGCAAAAGATAAGTGCAAGACATTTATGATCGCGCTGGGTTGTTACGCCGCGCCGCATCCGGGATCGGCGCCGCGACGGCCCGAGAAAGGTCTGCGGATGGAACACGAGAAGAACGATCTGGTGGGTCGCGGCATTGCGCTCTGGGCCAGCGAGCGGCCGGACCTCGACAGCAGCGGCAAGGCCGTGGTGGGCCGCCTGATCCGCCTGGAAGAAGTCGTGCTTCGGTCGCTCAACGCCGTCCTGCAGCCCTTCGGATTGAAGTACCAGGAATACGCGGTGCTGGCGACGCTGCGCGTGTCGGGACCGCCCTATCGCCTGACGCCGTCGCGTCTGCAGGCCACCTTGCTGTTCACCTCCGGCGGCCTGTCGAACCTGCTCAAGCGGCTGGAGCGCGATGGCCTCGTGCGGCGATCCACGGATCCGAGGGACGGACGCGGCGTGCTGGTCAGGCTGACCGCCAGGGGTCAGCGGCTGGCCGACGAGGCGATGCCCCGCCACGCCGCCGCCGAGCTTCGCCTGCTGCGCATGTTCGAGCCGCAGGAACGCGCGGCCCTGGCCCGGCTGCTGAGCGTGATGATGGTCGGCAACGCGCCCGAACTCGGGCCCGCGCCGGGATGAATCCGCGCGGCGCCCAGGCCTATCGCCGGCCGCTGCGCAGTGCCGTGATCAGCAATGCGGTGAGTGCCGCACCTGCGGCGGCCGCACAGAGCGCGGCGCGCACCGGCTCGTCGGCGATGTAGCGGGCGCAGTCGGCCTTGGCGTCGTCCACGCGCTCCCTGAAGCTCCTGATCTTTCCGCCGGCCGCGTTCACCGCATTCCTCGCATAGGTCTTGCCGATCGCGGCGGCATCCTTGCCGATGTCCTTCGCATCGTTCGAGAGGCCTCTGACCGTGTCGAGCGCCTCGGCCGCCGTCGCCTTCGCGTCCTCGGCGTTGGCACCGAGCGAGCGCAACGTGTCCTGGCCGATCCGCTTGCTTTCCTGGGCATAGCCCTGCAGCGCCTCGAGGGCTTCGCGGCGGGTTCTTTGCGCTTCCTGCGCGAGCTGGGACGGTGTCTTCGGGTCGTCGGGCGGCATGGCGTTCTCCTTGGATGCAAACGGCGCGGCGGGCGCTACGGCACGTCGTTCAGGCCGGTCGCATCGAGGCGGCCGATCAGTTCCATGCGCTGCAGCGGTTGGAGGTTCGCGCCCGCGGCCGGCACCACGCGGGTCAGGAATTCGACGACCGCCTTGCCGAAAGCATCGTTCCGGTCGCCCGCGACCATGTGGCCGGCGGAGCCGACATTGACGAACTCGCTGTCCGGCGCCATCTCCAGGAATTCGCGCACGCCCTGGTCCGTCAACACGTCGGACTGGCCGCCGCGCACCAGCAGCGAGGGCACCTTGAGCGCACGCGCACAGGCCTCCAGCCGGGTCTGCCTGAGCTTCAGGTCGCGATGTCCCTGCCTGAACCGCGGATCCCAATGCCAGTGGTATTTGCCGTCGGCGCCGAGCCGCACGTTCTTGGCCAGGCCCTGCAGGTGCGTGGGGCGCTCGCGATGAGGCTGGTAGCTGGCGATGGCATCCGCCACCTGCTCCAGCGAGTCGAAGCCCTCGGGATTGCGCGACATGAAGGCGTTGATGTTCTGGACGCCCGCCGCCTCGATGCGCGGCGCGATGTCGACCAGCACCAGCGCCCTGGCATCGACGAAATGCTCGCCGGCCGCGACCAGGCTGGTGCCGCCGCCCATGGAAGCGCCGACCAGCACGGGGCGCTGGTTGCCCAGTTGGGCCAGCACGCATTGCAGGTCCTGCACCATCACGTCCTGGCCGTAGGCGCCGTCCGCCGCCCAGTCGGAGTCGCCATGGCCCCGGGCGTCGAAGGCGACTGCACGATAGCCCGCGGCGCCCAGGACTTCGCCCGTGCGCTTCCATGCGTGGCGAGTCTGGCCGCCGCCATGCTGAAGCACCACCAGCGGGCCGGAGGGATCGCCCCACGAGTCGCCGGCGAGGCGAACGCCTTGCATGCCGGTCCAGTAGTGCATGGGCTGCGGCGTCCCGGGCAATCGTTCGCCGGCGCTCATAAGGCAACCTCCGCCCTGCGGGCTGCGGTGCGAGCTTGCTTGGGGCGGCCCGGCGCGGCGCTCATAAGGCAACCTCCTGCTTGACGCTGCCTTGGACAGGTGCTGAGGTGGCGATCCGACTTCCGTGCCCTCGTGGTGACTGCCCGCGGCGCTGGCTGTTCGACAGCCCGCATGAGACCTGCAGCACCCGAGGTGCCGGAAGGCCACGACGGGCCACCGGATGTAGCGCTACGCCTACCCAGCCAGAGCGCCAATTTATGAGCGTCCCGCCATGCCTTCCGACACGGACAGTCTTAACCCAAACCGATGGAGGTTGTCCATGACTCGTAGTGTCTTTGTCGGCCTGGATTGGGCCTACCGCTCGCACGCGGTGTGCGTGATCGATGCTCAGGGCAGCGTGCTCAAGCACTTGACCATCAGCCACGACGCCCAAGGACTGGGCGAGCTGCGGCACGCGCTCGCTGCCTTCGGCAAGGCCTTGCCCATCGCCATTGAACGGCCTTCGGGCCTGATCGTCGATGCCCTGGTTGAAGCCGGCCATCAGGTCTTTGCAATCCACCCCAACGCCGTCAAGGCCAGCCGCCCACGCTACCGCAGCACCAACGCCAAGAGCGATGCGGGAGATGCCTTCATGCTGGCTGACTTGCTGCGTACCGACGGTCATCGCTGGCACGCTTTGCAGCCCCAGTCGGCGGCTATCCGCGGCTTGCGCGCCCTGGTGCGCACACGCGACGATTTGGTGACCACGCGCGTTCGCCTGGCCAACCAGCTCACCGCACTGCTTGATGCCTATTGGCCTGGCGCCGCCTGCATCTTTGCCGCCGTCGATTCGCCCATTGCACTGGCCTTCATCGAGCAGTGGCCTACCGCGCGCAAACTCACCGCCCGCCAGATCGCCGCCTTTTGCAAGCGCCATGGCTACAGCGGCCGGCGTTCGGCCGGTGTCTTGCTCGAGCGCCTTCAGGCTGCCGCGCCAAGCCTGTGCGAACCCACGCTCGCCCAGGCCCACGCTACGGCCGCCTTGGCCTTGGTGGCCGTGCTCAAGCCCCTGAGCGTCCAGATCAAGGCCCTGGATGCACACATTGCCCAAGCCATGACCGCGCTGCCGCAGGCCATCTCGGTGATGTCGCTGCCGCGCGCCGGTTGCATCTGCGCCGCCCAGATCCTGGCCGAATTGGGTGACGTACCTGAGCGCTTTGCCAGCGCCCAGCAGCTGTGCTCCGAGGCAGGCGTCGTACCGGTCACCTACGAGTCCGGCAAGAGTCGCGCCGTCACCTTCCGATGGGCTTGCAACCATCGCCTGCGTCGAGCCATTACCTGCCTTGCAGACAACTCTCGTCATGCCAGCCCATGGGCTGCCAGCGTCTACAACGCCGCGCGCAAGCGCGGTTGCGATCATCCGCACGCAGTGCGCATATTGGCTCGCGCCTGGACCCGTGTGCTCTGGCGCATCTGGACCAACGGCACTCTCTACGACCCGGCCATCCATTCCAGCGCTTGTCGCATCGAAATCTCTCAAGAGGGTTGACACCGGATGTCTCATGCAAGCCCCTTGCATGTTGGCTGCTGCTTCGAAGAATTCATGCCTCAAGGATAGCGGCTTTGCCCGTTTTGCCGTCCGCCGGCCCGAGGGCACCGGCGCCTCATCTCATTTCGAACGCACGAGACGATGCAGCCGCAAGCGGTGCCGGTGCGCGAGCGCGGCCTTCCCTCGGAGAATGAGCATGTCAGAAATTGGCAGCATCTTTGTTTACAATAATGACTACATAAATGAAGCAACGAAGTTATCATTCGAGCCCGATGAGAATTCCCGGAGCCATCTGCCACGGCATCACGCGACAGGGCATCGGCCATCCACCCAAGCACCACGCACAGAGGAGCGCATGTTCAACAAGGTCGTCATCGCCAACCGCGGCGCCGTCGCGGCACGTGTGATTCGCGCATTGAAGAAGCTCGGCATCCGATCGGTCGCCGTCTATTCGGAAGCCGACGCAGGCTTGCCCTATCTGGCCGAAGCGGACGAGACCTTCTGCATCGGGCCGGCCGAGCCCAAGGCCAGCTACCTGAACCAGGATGCGCTGCTCGACGTGCTGAAGAAGTCCGGTGCGGATGGCCTGCATCCCGGCTATGGCTTCCTGTCGGAGAACGCCGGCTTCGCACAGCGCGTCAATGCCAGCGACGCGCGCTTCATCGGTCCGAGCCCGGAATGGATCGAAGCCATGGGGCACAAGACCCGCGCGCGCGATCTGATGGCCCGGCACGGGCTGACGATGGCGCCGAGTTCCGGCCTGCTGAACGGCGACCCGGCCGCCGCGCTGAAAGCAGCCGAAGCCATCGGATTCCCGGTGCTCGTGAAACCCGCGGCGGGTGGCGGTGGCATCGGCATGGTGGCGGCCCATGACGCGGCCGAGCTGGTACAGGCCATCGAGC from Variovorax sp. PBL-E5 encodes:
- a CDS encoding amidase, coding for MDVMNHSARELASLIRRRKISPVEAVQGALDRIEARRELNAFITVTADQALAAARVAEAAVMAGAELPPLHGVPYSVKDLTATAGVRTTMGSAIYENFVPKEDAIAVARAKAAGAILIGKTTTPEFGHKPVAVAPIFGRTLHPIDPRFTPGASSSGAAVAVAAGMGPLALGTDGGGSIRIPSSCCGIVGLKPTLGMVPHLQAPDLFSVNSFVGPMARDVADTALLFDAIRGFDRRDPYGLGAEAQGRPVPLSLAGLKVAWLPSAGNPVDPEVLAATRAAVRAMEGEGAIVEEIRLDFVSLERHFLVLLQSLLAARIGDNLERFGQRIDPTLVEAVLKGRQHSAIALHEAGFAKTRCFAELQALFERYDVLVSPTVSAPPLSIDVDVSGEIEIAGVPAGTVRGAWYPYTYPMNLTGHPALSMPCGKSSLGLPIGLQLAGRWYDDRYLLGIAALLEARIG
- a CDS encoding SDR family NAD(P)-dependent oxidoreductase, translating into MKFDHRIAVVTGGGQGIGAAAALRFLDEGARVAVLDLDCAPLIEQLAAVPDAAARCLCVAGDCTDAAIVCAFFDRVEAELGPVDLLFNNVGQSARERSGPFVASEEATWRFVLEVSLLTTMRASRRVAPGMRERGFGRIVNMSSDAALVGDSGLADYATAKMGVIGFTRALARELAPHGVTVNAVCPGAIRTRAHDKLKPEVLARIVADTPAGFIGAPEDIAAAVSFLAGDDARFITGQTLLIDGGRWMV
- a CDS encoding SDR family NAD(P)-dependent oxidoreductase produces the protein MSLAHQGQRFLVSGGASGIGLAVARLALARGARVCLLDRDRAALEAVCGELGDGAFAAVCDVADPLAVGAAVAQAAEQLGGIDALVNSAGIDSRMPLEQLSDAEWARTLAVNLTGPMLLCRAALPHLRGAGGGTIVNVSSGAGLSPLLHRTAYCASKAGVIMFGKALAIEVAPDNIRVNAVCPGAVDTPLFRTSYEQSADPERDLELIRQRYALHRIAQPEELAEAILYLSGPGSSYITGTALAVDGGRTFH
- a CDS encoding polysaccharide deacetylase family protein, with protein sequence MSVTSKGFPLMLTFDLDAETMWTGRDPANAQRPILMSQGAYGWKVGMPRVMALLDRYGIKATFFIPGEVAERQPALVREVVERGHEVAHHSYSHRWIVNLSPDEEREEMRKGMEILTALTGSRPRGWRSPAAEFSAITLDLIKEYGFDYSSNFFDDDSPYLLEIGGQRTDIVELPFRWVLDDAPFFQYSIVLPGRTLQAPSAVLEAWKSEFDVLYAEDRMMMVGMHPEIIGQPSRIKVLEGLIEHALSHRNVWIDRCDRISDDMRPRLKAAAKGAA
- a CDS encoding ABC transporter permease, encoding MKTSERGPGRVLATAAFGVIFFLQLPVLVVMLAAFSKTAYLTIPPQGLTLHWFDVVLRDSEYLSATWTSLWLACAATAAALVLGLAAAYALHRKMVPAAAALTSVMMAPLILPSVVLGVALLQYYTLTGMRGNSIGLWLAHVVIAVPYVVRACLSSLASVDDALEDAAQVLGADGFTSFRLVTLPLVKSGLVAGGLFAFITSLDNVPVSIFLLSASQTTLPVKIFTSVEQGVDPSVAAVSTLLIVFTGIVLLLAERWTGFHKHV
- a CDS encoding ABC transporter permease, producing the protein MNRSRLPGLLLASPLLVLLLLVFVAPVLLMLPLSLHDYLPGTGISATWTLSNYTSIVTDSYYREVVVRTLVLGFGVTAICLVLGYPLAYYIANAGPRMRLTLTMLVIFPMLLNLVVRSFGWIALLANRGLINNLLVDVGLIERPIKMMFNLFGLLVGMSHIFLPFMVLMLVPAIQAISKDVQAAAYTLAASRARVFWSVTLPMTASGILAGSILVFVLTISALVTPRMLGGPTYKVMATMVYDDFLQTLDWPSGAAMSFALTAMTLLVIGLSSRVLKRWGGTA
- a CDS encoding ABC transporter ATP-binding protein, producing MPSLTLDRLEKRYGEQLAVASVSLSVQDGEFISLLGPSGCGKTTVLRMVAGLIQPTSGRILIDGQDVTALPTNKRRIGLVFQSYALFPHMSVFENVAFGLRRQGVDGSDLKRRVEEALASVRLVGYGARLPRQLSGGQQQRVAVARSIAPRPSILLFDEPLSNLDASLRDEMQIELKRLQKEVGITTLFVTHDQGEAMSMSDRVCVLAHGVVQQFAKPEEIYHRPATGFVASFIGRPNRLSGSLKRVGAAGAMVELADGIRLPTALSDGMADGAAVDVVVRQEDIRFAGTGEPAALEGRVALRSFVGARVQYVVSLGTVELIAEAPSSGIHAALDVGMPVRLAVDPMHVYVNEKRAEAA
- a CDS encoding ABC transporter substrate-binding protein, whose product is MNHGFSRTLAFGLVTAFLCCAAQAEDLVVGIFGGSFADNSKICHIAPFEKKTGAKVTLKLGNSSQFAAAVRATGGKSDFDVVYIDNSLAAQLKNEKLLETLDKSKLSNAPDISPKAFDKDNQYVAFETSATLIVYDPTQIKTPPTSWNDLYKPEYAGKLAIGDISGTSGAQLLIALNRMKGGTLTNMDPGFEAIKPLAKASVTLYTQADQLVSMFERKEIAIAVWYPDRAGAAMDKGLPLAVAYPKEGAVGILPALVIPKGAKSPELALKYIDEVLSRDGQACFAEKSYAGPVNTKATVSDKAAKIVPYRETFDKLYLPEPEAVAKGLPEWSKRWQREVAR
- a CDS encoding MarR family winged helix-turn-helix transcriptional regulator, with the translated sequence MEHEKNDLVGRGIALWASERPDLDSSGKAVVGRLIRLEEVVLRSLNAVLQPFGLKYQEYAVLATLRVSGPPYRLTPSRLQATLLFTSGGLSNLLKRLERDGLVRRSTDPRDGRGVLVRLTARGQRLADEAMPRHAAAELRLLRMFEPQERAALARLLSVMMVGNAPELGPAPG
- a CDS encoding alpha/beta fold hydrolase, with protein sequence MSAGERLPGTPQPMHYWTGMQGVRLAGDSWGDPSGPLVVLQHGGGQTRHAWKRTGEVLGAAGYRAVAFDARGHGDSDWAADGAYGQDVMVQDLQCVLAQLGNQRPVLVGASMGGGTSLVAAGEHFVDARALVLVDIAPRIEAAGVQNINAFMSRNPEGFDSLEQVADAIASYQPHRERPTHLQGLAKNVRLGADGKYHWHWDPRFRQGHRDLKLRQTRLEACARALKVPSLLVRGGQSDVLTDQGVREFLEMAPDSEFVNVGSAGHMVAGDRNDAFGKAVVEFLTRVVPAAGANLQPLQRMELIGRLDATGLNDVP